From one Humulus lupulus chromosome 8, drHumLupu1.1, whole genome shotgun sequence genomic stretch:
- the LOC133795454 gene encoding uncharacterized protein LOC133795454: MSPLLFVIGMEYLTRILAKVAKQPDFQYHPRCGSLQLTHMCFADDLQVFSKGEFKAAYLLLRGFQLFSETSGLKANKSKSAIYGVGIQEEFWHQLTEITGFQRSRLPFKYLGMSISNKRISKAECECLVDKMVKRIRIWSSRNLSYAGRGVLINSILLSINTYWSQIVILPRSVIDRINQICRVFLWKSGDSEEGHGRISWAEISKSKQRGGLGFKDVGLWNKCALGKYVWAIANKEDNMWVKWIHTVYIKQEDWWDYKAPSTSSWYWKQIVRVKDELKDIYQRIVPSWPYYSVAKVYNLMNRTILRTDGNLLQFGIDLDIQSTSLWLGWC, encoded by the coding sequence ATGTCCCCTTTACTGTTTGTGATTGGGATGGAGTATCTAACTAGAATTCTAGCTAAAGTGGCCAAGCAGCCTGATTTTCAATACCATCCTAGATGTGGAAGCTTACAACTAACACATATGTGCTTTGCAGATGACCTACAAGTGTTTAGCAAAGGAGAATTCAAGGCAGCTTATCTGTTATTAAGAGGGTTCCAATTATTTTCGGAGACATCTGGTTTGAAGGCTAATAAGTCGAAATCTGCCATATATGGAGTAGGAATTCAGGAGGAGTTTTGGCATCAACTGACAGAGATAACTGGCTTTCAGCGAAGCAGGCTCCCTTTTAAATACTTAGGGATGTCAATAAGCAACAAAAGAATCTCCAAAGCTGAGTGTGAGTGTTTGGTGGATAAAATGGTGAAAAGGATAAGAATTTGGAGCTCAAGGAATCTCTCTTATGCAGGGAGGGGTGTCCTTATTAACTCTATTTTGCTTTCCATTAATACATATTGGTCTCAAATTGTTATTCTACCAAGATCAGTGATAGATAGAATTAATCAGATTTGTAGAGTATTCTTATGGAAGAGTGGTGATAGTGAGGAGGGCCATGGGAGAATATCCTGGGCAGAGATCAGTAAATCTAAACAGAGAGGGGGGCTGGGCTTTAAGGATGTCGGGCTATGGAATAAGTGTGCCTTAGGGAAATATGTTTGGGCCATTGCCAACAAGGAAGATAATATGTGGGTGAAGTGGATACATACAGTGTACATAAAACAAGAAGATTGGTGGGATTATAAGGCACCTAGCACTAGTAGTTGGTATTGGAAGCAAATAGTAAGGGTCAAGGATGAATTAAAGGACATTTATCAACGAATTGTTCCCAGCTGGCCATATTACAGTGTAGCTAAAGTGTATAACCTGATGAATAGAACAATTCTGAGAACAGATGGAAATTTGCTTCAATTTGGGATAGACTTGGACATCCAAAGCACAAGTTTGTGGCTTGGTTGGTGTTAA
- the LOC133795455 gene encoding uncharacterized protein LOC133795455, which produces MALSQVCNDSDVEDLMIFYKDKDAIPLYVCVKKNKGKGKTNIVSDGDDDEFGCDDSGFDRGSFYDNYFGCHIIEQVSNEDLAQNNGDIIGSNPTPNDIVHEGGDNVLEECDKLVEENNNVTEGGHNVVESGHIVPYQNFDIGEFTREASQNSGRHDGSDLNVGRHFASKDELSYYLSVIAINGRFEMRTIKSNKSLKEVHCISENCLWRVRATKMKDSEFFVIRQYHGLHTCSLMNRNANHRQASSRVIGARVQGHFKNSKDPLNPRSLAGFMREEMKVQFSYWKAWKGKKWAQNLIRGTAKENFSLLPSYCHILKQVNLGTVTHIELDSKNTFKYFFMALGVTIRGFTYMRKVIGIDAAWIKTKHRGVLLVATTQDSEYHTYPIAWGLVDSENNASWTWFLEKLKELIPDSSNLCFISDRHQSIEHAVRHVYVMASHGACYWHVKQNIKHRFKSAASTKLYKKAAIAYRIKEFNKHFDHIRKIYPRVAKYLENDVKFKKWSRAHFGGNRYEVMTTNIVETVNNLMRKAREYPIIAMIDFIISTMGQWFLSRRREAYVVTTPLTPKREEILRKRWDEVGSLITLQLNENEYNVMCGEFDAIVNLRSKSCTCKIFDIEKLPCVHAIAAAGKSQPQNIGELIYSMCSKFYTSEYWLLAYAETIYHVPPNSQWTNIPEDVTAIQVIAPPKDKTKGRPKINRIPSQGEVSKRQYNCGACGQSGHNEQKCPSRHAPSDVRSTTNM; this is translated from the coding sequence ATGGCACTAAGTCAGGTTTGTAATGATTCTGATGTTGAGGATCTTATGATATTCTACAAAGATAAAGACGCGATTCCTCTATATGTGTGCGTGAAAAAGAATAAAGGTAAAGGAAAGACAAATATTGTcagtgatggtgatgatgatgagttTGGTTGTGATGATAGTGGTTTTGATAGAGGAAGCTTTTATGATAACTATTTTGGTTGTCATATAATTGAACAAGTTTCAAATGAAGATCTAGCGCAGAACAATGGAGACATCATTGGTTCCAATCCAACACCAAATGATATAGTACACGAGGGAGGTGACAATGTACTCGAGGAATGTGATAAATTAGTTGAAGAAAATAACAATGTAACCGAAGGAGGTCACAATGTAGTCGAGAGCGGCCATATCGTCCCttatcaaaattttgatattggagAATTTACCAGAGAAGCAAGTCAAAATAGTGGGAGACACGATGGATCTGATTTAAATGTGGGTCGACACTTTGCAAGTAAGGATGAATTGAGTTATTATCTTAGTGTCATTGCCATTAATGGGAGATTTGAAATGAGAACAATAAAATCAAACAAGTCATTGAAGGAAGTTCATTGTATTAGTGAAAATTGCTTATGGCGAGTACGTGCTACAAAGATGAAAGATTCAGAATTCTTTGTCATTCGACAATACCATGGTCTTCACACTTGCTCATTGATGAACCGAAATGCCAATCATAGACAAGCATCCAGTCGTGTTATTGGTGCTCGTGTCCAGGGACACTTCAAGAACAGTAAGGATCCACTCAACCCTAGAAGCCTCGCGGGATTCATGCGCGAGGAAATGAAAGTTCAATTCAGTTATTGGAAGGCTTGGAAAGGAAAAAAATGGGCTCAAAATCTGATCCGAGGAACAGCAAAAGAAAATTTTTCCTTGCTCCCTTCGTATTGTCATATTTTGAAGCAGGTAAATCTAGGCACAGTTACCCACATTGAACTTGATTCAAAAAATACGTTCAAGTACTTTTTTATGGCATTGGGAGTGACTATAAGAGGGTTCACCTACATGAGGAAAGTAATTGGTATAGATGCGGCTTGGATCAAAACTAAGCATAGGGGTGTGTTATTAGTAGCAACTACACAAGATAGTGAATATCATACTTACCCCATTGCATGGGGTTTGGTTGATAGTGAGAATAACGCTTCATGGACATGGTTCTTAGAGAAGTTGAAGGAGTTGATACCTGATAGCtcaaacttgtgttttatttCTGATAGACATCAAAGTATCGAACATGCAGTGCGTCATGTTTATGTTATGGCTTCTCATGGGGCATGCTATTGGCACGTAAAGCAAAATATAAAACATCGTTTCAAAAGCGCTGCTTCGACTAAATTGTACAAGAAAGCTGCAATTGCATACCGTATCAAAGAGTTTAATAAACATTTTGACCATATTCGCAAAATATATCCACGTGTTGCTAAGTATCTTGAGAATGATGTCAAGTTCAAAAAGTGGTCGAGAGCACATTTTGGTGGTAATCGGTATGAAGTTATGACCACTAACATAGTTGAGACTGTGAATAATTTGATGCGAAAGGCAAGAGAGTATCCAATTATTGCTATGATCGATTTTATCATAAGCACCATGGGACAGTGGTTCCTTTCTCGTCGTCGAGAAGCATATGTTGTGACAACTCCATTGACACCGAAGAGAGAGGAAATCTTAAGAAAAAGATGGGATGAAGTTGGTTCATTGATAACACTCCAATTAAATGAGAATGAGTACAATGTAATGTGCGGAGAATTCGATGCAATAGTGaatttaaggtcaaaaagttgTACGTGCAAAATTTTTGATATCGAGAAGCTTCCATGTGTTCATGCCATAGCAGCAGCAGGAAAGTCCCAACCTCAAAATATTGGGGAACTTATATATTCGATGTGTTCAAAATTCTACACTTCGGAATATTGGTTGTTAGCATATGCTGAAACGATCTATCATGTTCCTCCAAACTCACAGTGGACCAACATTCCTGAAGATGTTACTGCAATACAAGTGATAGCACCACCTAAAGACAAGACTAAAGGGCGACCAAAAATCAACCGCATACCTTCCCAAGGTGAAGTTTCTAAGAGACAATATAATTGTGGGGCATGTGGGCAATCAGGACATAATGAACAGAAGTGTCCAAGTCGTCATGCGCCATCAGATGTTAGAAGCACAACTAATATGTGA